CATTTTGGCAAATGGAAAACCAATGAAGAATTCCTTCAAAGAAAAACCACTCCAGCATCTAATTGCATAAAAAATTCACTGGAAGAGCCAATTACAATAGTCTACTTGAAAAACATTTATACAACTAGTCTCTCTTTGTAACCTCAACAAATGTCTGGTTTCCCCTTCCCACTGCAGTGGCTCCAAAACCCCTagaatccttatttttttattcttatttcaggagataaaaataacaaaaagataGTGAAGGGCAGAAAAAATATTACATTAAGAAAACGTAACCCAAATAACGTTTAGGACAGCAAATATTACGTATATTTTGAAATGTGAAAGCTACACTTTGTATACCATGCTTCAATTGGTCTGTGCAACTTCTAGCTCAACAATTTCATTTGAGCTACTTGCAATGGTAATTTCAGATTGCAGAGTCATTTGTGATGCCATATCTCTCCCCAAAAGTACTTattgtattaattttatttgagcTACTTGCAATAGCAATTTCAGATTGCAGAGTCATTTGTGATGCCATATCTCTCCCCAAAAGTACTTATTGTATTAATTTCAATTGAGCTACTTGCAATAGCAATTTCAGGTTGCATCAATATCTCAGAGTCATTTGTGATGCCATCTCTCTCCGCAAAAGTACTTATTGTATTGTACAATTCAAGCATTGTTGGCCTTTGACTAGGGAAGGGGTTAAGACAGGTACATGCAATTCTAAGTAACTCAAAGATTTCACCATCAAATCCTTTGCCAATCAGAGAATTATCAATAACACTGTGAAGATCAAATGAATTGCTCAAAAGGTGAGTTATCCAATCAAAAAAACTCCCATTACAACCATATGAAAAACTATTAATTTCAATGGGTTCCTTCCTTGTAATTAGCTCAAGAAGCAAAATTCCAAAGTCATAGACATcctttttgtacatttttagatcCTTGTAAATTAGattatttaacctaattaattatttaagtgaatacttaggtatattattcaaatctaggttaaaacaataacaatcatatcatgtaaagcagcggaaaaataaataacaaaatgatatgatgacccaagaaaaccaaaccaataaaaaacttgaggaggatttaacctagctatcctcaaggtaaactagatccactatgaaagaattgaagttttacaatagtgacttagaccactaacattctattgctacctcgagtagaaaacttactaccacaaccacgtgataactccgagtccacggactacttctttattggattcacagcaaccacaagtactcccacttgtgttttctttaagctctttatgcagcaactgaaacaatcatcaagctctcgacatcaatcttgatcttgataaccctaagtatgtataaAGGCAAACacttctagatctcacaagagattcacacacagcataaacaacaactgaaaacgtggctagggttttcccttttatacttatgA
The Quercus lobata isolate SW786 chromosome 10, ValleyOak3.0 Primary Assembly, whole genome shotgun sequence DNA segment above includes these coding regions:
- the LOC115965146 gene encoding probable inactive receptor kinase At1g27190; translation: MYKKDVYDFGILLLELITRKEPIEINSFSYGCNGSFFDWITHLLSNSFDLHSVIDNSLIGKGFDGEIFELLRIACTCLNPFPSQRPTMLELYNTISTFAERDGITNDSEILMQPEIAIASSSIEINTISTFGERYGITNDSAI